The following are encoded in a window of Harmonia axyridis chromosome 7, icHarAxyr1.1, whole genome shotgun sequence genomic DNA:
- the LOC123683796 gene encoding uncharacterized protein LOC123683796 isoform X2, which translates to MDDANDPIKALIEKTGLSCDDLLQKLLQYKNQQSRSDESSKAAPPIQSTDQKSENQIDTSKVNNSESNDSGDAGATANQANDSNGDLTIEEVHQKQVLEEPIKETIENTSSEDVEHEKEASGVGLKDGPCELKGNSTTSSSEPTICLEDNEKGQVKPKEANIDDSTSEDQGNVSNVPLLEKNSAFEDFSSESKNESDDVQCNISQILDASEISEKNFDSNGNPTFDCSNIPSKEKSISNESLGRLSESVSETNRVNSNNSQNENTPQISEENIDSNGDSTFDCSNIPSKEKSISNESLERLSESVSETNRVNSNNSQNENTPQISEENIDSNGDSTFDCSNITNKEKSISNESLERLSESVSETNRVNSNNSQNENTPQISEENIDSNGDSTFDCSNITNKEKSISNESLERLGESVSQTNRVNSNNSQNENNPQISEKKINSDGDSTFDCSNIPSKEKSISNESIERLGESVSQTNRVNSNNSQNENTPQISEKNIDSNGDSTFDCSNISNREKSISYESIERLSESVSQTNGVNSNNSQNENTPQISEKNIDSNGDSTFDCSNIPSKEKSISNESLERLSESQTKRSENKTIGDLKENDIEVCQIEDVEVKPLLKLRSDLFANNFKGNFHTTDEEDENEENNLEIKEFLKNVEEVTAEVKNHSPVKSSSSDVIEEPAKPNISRLRRVKMGFVKKRILHKAIKYIYDSKSRKMEKLQTGNNVSQTTEKSHCENDTKKDSEEEIRKNLKLQLDSLRNRKKSTNTKDKYPAEKLKTNYNKHIYGKKRATDRLNAVNTSDVEDSSSLNVEPERRSSDDNDHVNPGGTTESGESLFSLSKNTDFMIIDVQGGVELPEIESEGNKEKAPSEEVEIPEIESEERREREKAPSDLIKLTKTNDVTKIKGWQNKKFQLQKGDNSKDSEKAENNTKEINHCDIFVPSCSTRIINERKNEHNINGEISKNEQNNKEELSPFVSNSLEEFLTENSTLNISYNIPKLGAEDGIITKKYDSVIIPHSVEPATCDTEKKEEVEKEKSRSMKPKTLAEKRRMLENSKSKTDSDKKEFNKTSYVLYNGSKLFVPTLFSKKCLQEIKFKPKLKHKNFTNAKRTAINKKLSLLGIYHENSSSISYKPAPLRKKVILQDETSASEWDTEIRKLPTIKLNIIPEIGKSVPPHLEHYFKFSPIIKEDRLELALNAVSDKSTKTKKKQGFSLTVPYANNQKYVLVRKRKKMSQNVIYDVPAERNTVKSVLDDIISYVEHKENEDLIIKDAEVYKDQDHDNESCSLNESSPPKKSKRRKLDSELLRLSCKVLSVSVDESEENRTKCPKSFCKLGCVCKSLNCFTRLPMHCSKLECMFECKCSASQNISLDGESSMLPCDTVWRLEDQAKRDLAKVEKEFTQTIIHTNNKTILIPSSDRKKTKRVKRMPKRYSDFLEDFNIDEKVSKENDYNLKQLSNCRVLLKKLDMKGIIPLCLYHDCYDCACLSSPDKKSNPTSSFEIQEVVQSKPMKKKKPPSPSIERKRPSNDSKEQRPIDHSEGNTSDSEYMEELKIADSRKLKGRGGCARASGVHPEVLARNEIPFYKNKLRLKVAQAESTSFVDISHIKSSYSEPVKDLIDVTKPMQISAADRVKLFIAKNRRKRQASDELDILWNKAKKSKKISKESINEPIDQNKKEENLPYTPVFNGEIIVPTNENEDFVRKLGVKSAAQFMRLLPWDDLLKNYYDNTINIWCPNNSNNKLLMNKSDKGPPQGYIEITESKRKNGIMNWILSKKLPKNTPSELVHLILSPKNEYFEISGICLKNITEEEKNKKYYEEKKNPQLNISKDVHIFKHKNHANQEQTLIMSLKVHSKKDLYIVSSSQSVIHENNFVSVELPAYDSIRWRMVFLNSNFSFLSFIRMDYSIKYTDLKTILKMAQDSNKTICLQSKILSQGYCQQNFGIYAVPNFKDNLFIGPFGFNEDHNLQTLRYLRQELVPTEYFEMVQGGVIPNKKKDVWLISKDALFKKNIPSTLPQSSNERSKPITVDPEYAVLTPLPSSSAKSKPDKKSADSNLKTPNVYDLTYYHSLDENAQFITSMDLEEKAFINLPQFTILNGKKLRQQDYNCYLVTNVPNIGYMGAVKNGENLEVDWPFGNKTLRFLNVLRATQFIRRRFMNLLLPVPASFNLRVLLKEDLDNLDNLTPVDPKLLNGTHICGSFGILDSRKLTPQLAQTLGTTQEDVLERLAKRAQFLVRSRLRTLGLFLLPKDEQVEEVLDNVAHLSKLGSLEIDKVKATEKKLIDTKKKLIMQKQSYLKRYMDLLMDFPEEKRLKEYSKFRQLFNGGSSTAKVSSEKSSKDSEDIECIEIEDSDSEEDTSAETKEANGRSDVSPKKPVGMKSILKPKIIPQSTPSTSDSESSRPVENFKLVKTATGKLVLVKDTSGVSLSKTLSGMKLKIRNNKVIDDTN; encoded by the exons ATGGACGACGCAAATGATCCTATAAAGGCTTTAATTGAAAAAACGGGATTGTCATGTGACGATCTTTTACAAAAGTTGcttcaatataaaaatcaacaaagta GATCCGATGAATCTAGTAAGGCAGCTCCGCCCATTCAAAGCACTGATCAGAAAAGTGAAAACCAAATCGACACTTCTAAGGTCAATAACAGTGAATCCAATGATTCTGGTGATGCAGGAGCCACTGCAAATCAAGCCAACGACTCCAATGGAGATCTTACTATCGAGGAAGTTCACCAGAAACAAGTTCTCGAAGAACCCATCAAAGAAACAATCGAAAATACCTCTTCTGAAGATGTTGAGCATGAAAAAGAGGCCTCGGGGGTTGGTTTGAAGGATGGGCCATGTGAATTGAAAGGAAATTCCACCACTTCTTCATCTGAACCTACCATTTGTCTTGAAGATAACGAAAAGGGTCAAGTTAAACCTAAAGAAGCAAATATTGATGATTCTACTTCCGAAGATCAGGGGAATGTTTCGAATGTGCCATTGTTGGAAAAAAATTCGgcttttgaagatttttcatCTGAATCAAAAAATGAAAGTGATGATGTCCAGTGTAATATTTCACAAATTCTTGATGCTTctgaaatatctgaaaaaaattttgattctaATGGAAATCCAACATTTGACTGTAGCAATATTCCAagcaaagaaaaatcaatatcaaATGAATCGTTAGGAAGATTGAGTGAAAGTGTAAGCGAAACCAACAGAGTCAACTCTaataattcacaaaatgaaaatactcctcaaatatctgaagaaaatattgattcTAATGGAGATTCAACATTTGACTGTAGCAATATTCCAagcaaagaaaaatcaatatcaaATGAATCGTTAGAAAGATTGAGTGAAAGTGTAAGCGAAACCAACAGAGTCAACTCTaataattcacaaaatgaaaatactcctcaaatatctgaagaaaatattgattcTAATGGAGATTCAACATTTGACTGTAGCAATATTACaaacaaagaaaaatcaatatcaaATGAATCGTTAGAAAGATTGAGTGAAAGTGTAAGCGAAACCAACAGAGTCAACTCTaataattcacaaaatgaaaatactcctcaaatatctgaagaaaatattgattcTAATGGAGATTCAACATTTGACTGTAGCAATATTACaaacaaagaaaaatcaatatcaaATGAATCGTTAGAAAGATTGGGTGAAAGTGTAAGCCAAACCAACAGAGTCAACTCTaataattcacaaaatgaaaataatcctcaaatatctgaaaaaaaaattaattctgatGGAGATTCAACATTTGACTGTAGCAATATTCCAagcaaagaaaaatcaatatcaaATGAATCAATAGAAAGATTGGGTGAAAGTGTAAGCCAAACCAACAGAGTCAATTCTaataattcacaaaatgaaaatactccgcaaatatctgaaaaaaatattgattccaATGGAGATTCAACCTTTGACTGTAGCAATATTTCAAACAGAGAAAAATCAATATCTTATGAATCAATAGAAAGATTGAGTGAAAGTGTAAGCCAAACCAACGGAGTCAACTCTaataattcacaaaatgaaaatactccgcaaatatctgaaaaaaatattgattctaATGGAGATTCAACATTTGACTGTAGCAATATTCCAagcaaagaaaaatcaatatcaaATGAATCGTTAGAAAGATTGAGTGAAAGCCAAACCAAAAGATCAGAAAATAAAACTATTGGAGATCTCaaagaaaatgatatcgaaGTATGTCAAATAGAAGATGTAGAAGTTAAACCACTGTTGAAATTGAGAAGTGACTTATTTGCTAATAATTTCAAGGGTAACTTTCATACAACTGATGAGGAAGATGAAAATGAGGAGAACAATCTGGAAATAAAGGAATTCCTGAAAAATGTTGAAGAAGTCACAGCAGAGGTGAAGAACCATTCACCTGTGAAAAGTTCATCCTCTGATGTGATTGAAGAACCTgccaaacctaatatttcacGATTGAGAAGGGTAAAAATGGGTTTTGTCAAAAAACGAATTTTACATAAAGCAATAAAATACATCTACGATTCTAAATctagaaaaatggaaaaattacaaaCAGGTAACAATGTTTCTCAAACAACTGAGAAATCCCATTGTGAAAATGATACCAAGAAAGATTCAGAGGAGGAAATACGTAAAAACTTGAAGCTCCAACTAGACTCGCTCaggaacagaaaaaagtcaacTAATACAAAAGACAAATATCCCGCAGAAAAGTTGAAAACGAATTATAACAAgcatatttatggaaaaaagaGAGCTACAGATCGATTGAATGCTGTCAACACCTCTGACGTTGAAGATTCTTCTTCATTAAATGTCGAGCCAGAAAGGAGATCTTCTGACGATAATGATCATGTAAACCCTGGAGGAACTACTGAAAGTGGAGAATCTTTGTTTTCACTTTCCAAGAATACAGATTTCATGATAATCGATGTTCAAGGGGGTGTTGAACTTCCGGAAATCGAAAGtgaaggaaataaagaaaaagcACCTTCAGAGGAGGTTGAAATTCCAGAAATTGAAAGTGAAGAAAgaagagaaagagaaaaagcACCTTCCGATCTCATCAAATTAACCAAAACTAACGATGTAACTAAAATCAAGGGGTGGCAAAACAAGAAATTCCAGCTCCAAAAAGGAGATAATTCGAAAGATTCTGAAAAAGCAGAAAATAATACCAAAGAAATTAATcattgtgatatttttgtacCTAGTTGTAGTACCAGGAtaataaatgaaagaaaaaatgaacaTAATATCAATGGAGAAATATCTAAAAATGAACAGAATAACAAAGAAGAATTATCTCCGTTTGTTAGTAACTCTTTAGAAGAATTTCTCACGGAAAATTCCACATTAAATATAAGTTATAACATTCCTAAACTAGGTGCAGAAGATGGTATTATTACAAAGAAATACGATTCAGTAATAATTCCACATTCTGTCGAACCTGCAACTTGTGATACCGAAAAAAAAGAGGAAgtcgaaaaagaaaaatctaGAAGCATGAAGCCGAAAACTTTAGCCGAAAAAAGAAGAATGTTGGAAAATAGTAAGTCAAAAACTGATAGTGataaaaaagaattcaataaaacAAGTTACGTTTTATATAACGGTAGTAAATTGTTTGTACCTACACTGTTTTCGAAAAAGTGTTTacaggaaataaaattcaaaccaAAACTAAAGcataaaaattttacaaatgCTAAAAGAACCGCTATAAATAAGAAATTGTCCTTACTTGGTATATATCACGAAAATAGTAGTTCCATATCGTATAAGCCAGCTCCATTGCGAAAAAAAGTTATACTCCAAGATGAAACTTCTGCATCTGAATGGGATACAGAGATACGAAAACTCCCAACCATAAAATTGAACATTATTCCGGAGATTGGAAAATCTGTTCCTCCGCATTTAGAACACTATTTCAAATTCAGTCCGATAATAAAAGAAGACCGTTTGGAGCTAGCCTTGAATGCTGTTTCGGATAAATCCACCAAAACGAAGAAAAAGCAAGGTTTCAGTTTAACCGTTCCTTATGCCAATAATCAAAAATATGTATTGGTgagaaaaaggaagaaaatgTCTCAAAATGTAATATACGACGTTCCTGCTGAAAGGAATACTGTAAAAAGTGTTTTAGACGATATAATTTCATACGTTGAACACAAGGAAAACGAGGATTTGATTATAAAAGATGCTGAAGTATACAAAGATCAAGATCATGATAATGAAAGTTGTTCTTTGAATGAGAGTAGCCCTCCGAAAAAATCTAAACGTCGAAAATTAGATTCTGAACTGTTGAGGCTCAGTTGTAAAGTTTTAAGTGTATCCGTTGATGAGTCTGAGGAAAATCGAACTAAGTGTCCGAAATCTTTTTGCAAATTAGGTTGTGTATGTAAAAGCTTGAACTGTTTTACACGTCTACCGATGCATTGTTCAAAATTAGAATGCATGTTCGAGTGTAAATGTTCTGCGAGTCAAAACATTTCGCTCGATGGAGAATCCAGCATGTTGCCATGTGATACAGTTTGGAGATTGGAAGATCAAGCTAAAAGAGACTTGGCCAAAGTCGAGAAAGAATTCACCCAAACTATAATCCACACGAACAATAAAACCATTTTGATTCCTTCCAGTGATCGGAAGAAAACGAAAAGGGTGAAAAGAATGCCTAAACGATATTCTGACTTTCTGGAAGATTTCAATATCGATGAAAAAGTTTCTAAAGAGAATGACTATAATTTGAAGCAACTCTCAAATTGTCGCGTTCTACTAAAAAAACTGGATATGAAAGGTATTATACCACTTTGCTTGTATCATGATTGTTACGATTGTGCTTGTCTGAGTAGTCCGGACAAAAAATCAAATCCAACTTCAAGCTTTGAGATTCAAGAAGTAGTTCAAAGTAAACCAATGAAAAAGAAGAAACCTCCATCTCCATCTATCGAGAGAAAGAGACCTTCGAATGATTCAAAAGAACAAAGGCCAATCGATCATTCCGAAGGTAACACTTCAGATTCAGAATACATGGAAGAGCTGAAAATAGCTGATAGCAGAAAGCTAAAAGGGAGAGGGGGATGTGCTAGAGCTTCGGGAGTCCACCCTGAAGTGTTAGCAAGGAACGAAATTCCATTTTATAAAAACAAACTCAGATTGAAAGTTGCTCAGGCTGAAAGTACCTCTTTTGTCGATATTTCTCATATCAAAAGTAGTTATAGTGAACCAGTGAAAGATTTAATAGATGTTACCAAACCTATGCAAATTTCAGCAGCCGACAGGGTCAAATTATTCATTGCAAAAAACAGAAGGAAAAGACAGGCATCAGATGAACTagatattttatggaataaggctaagaaatcgaaaaaaatatctaaagaATCTATTAACGAGCCAATTGATCAAAACAAAAAGGAGGAGAACCTACCGTACACTCCTGTTTTCAATGGAGAAATAATTGTTCCGACAAACGAGAATGAAGATTTTGTCAGAAAACTCGGAGTTAAAAGTGCAGCACAATTTATGAGATTGTTACCGTGGGATGACTTATTGAAGAATTATTATGATAATACGATAAATATATGGTGCCCAAATAATAGTAATAACAAATTGTTGATGAATAAGAGTGATAAAGGGCCCCCTCAAGGCTACATCGAAATAACcgaatcaaaaagaaaaaacggtaTTATGAATTGGATATTATCGAAGAAACTCCCTAAAAATACACCTTCGGAGTTGGTTCATTTGATTCTCTCTccgaaaaatgaatatttcgaaatatcCGGGATATGTTTGAAGAATATTACGGAGgaagagaaaaataaaaaatattacgaagaaaagaaaaatcctCAACTTAATATTTCAAAGGATGTACACATTTTCAAACACAAAAACCACGCAAATCAGGAGCAAACATTAATAATGAGTCTGAAGGTTCACAGTAAAAAAGATTTATACATCGTTTCATCCTCTCAGTCTGTTATCCATGAAAATAATTTCGTAAGTGTTGAATTACCAGCGTATGACTCGATTAGATGGAGAATGGTTTTTCTAAATTCGAATTTCAGTTTCCTATCTTTTATCagaatggattattcgattaaatATACGGATTTGAAAACCATTTTAAAGATGGCTCAAGATTCGAATAAAACGATTTGTTTGCAAAGCAAAATATTGAGCCAAGGATattgtcaacaaaattttgGTATTTATGCAGTACCAAACTTTAAAGACAATTTGTTCATTGGTCCTTTCGGCTTCAACGAGGATCATAATTTACAAACTTTGAGGTATCTCCGTCAAGAATTGGTACCTACGGAGTATTTTGAAATGGTACAAGGAGGTGTCATACCTAACAAAAAGAAGGATGTATGGTTAATCTCCAAAGATGCtctgtttaaaaaaaatatcccTAGTACTTTGCCTCAGTCGTCAAATGAAAGATCAAAACCAATTACTGTAGATCCGGAATATGCTGTGCTCACACCTTTACCAAGCTCTTCCGCAAAATCAAAACCAGATAAAAAAAGTGcggattcaaatttgaaaacccCTAATGTTTACGACCTAACATATTATCACTCATTGGATGAGAATGCGCAATTTATCACTTCGATGGATTTGGAGGAGAAAGCATTTATCAACTTGCCGCAGTTCACCATCTTGAATGGCAAGAAATTGAGGCAACAGGATTACAATTGTTATTTGGTGACAAATGTTCCTAACATCGGTTATATGGGAGCTGTAAAAAATGGAGAGAATCTAGAAGTAGACTGGCCCTTTGGTAACAAAACACTCCGATTTCTCAATGTTCTTCGTGCCACACAGTTTATCAGAAG GCGCTTCATGAATCTGTTATTACCAGTACCAgcttcatttaatttaagagttcTGCTCAAGGAAGATTTGGATAACCTTGATAATTTAACACCAGTGGATCCTAAGTTACTGAATGGAACTCAT ATATGTGGATCGTTTGGAATATTGGATTCTAGAAAACTGACTCCTCAATTAGCCCAAACTTTGGGCACCACACAGGAAGATGTTTTGGAGCGACTGGCTAAACGAGCTCAATTTTTGGTAAGATCTCGTTTGAGAACTTTGGGATTGTTTCTTTTACCAAAAGACGAACAAGTTGAAGAAGTACTTGATAACGTGGCCCATTTATCAAAATTG ggTAGTTTGGAAATTGATAAAGTAAAGGctacagaaaaaaaacttatagatactaagaaaaaactgataatGCAGAAGCAAAGCTATCTGAAAAGATATATGGATCTTCTCATGGACTTTCCTGAAGAAAAAAGGTTAAAAGAATATTCCAAGTTTAGACAACTATTTAATGGTGGTTCTTCAACCGCCAAAGTTTCATCTGAAAAGAGTAGTAAAGATTCTGAAGATATTGAATGTATAGAAATTGAAGATTCTGATTCCGAGGAGGATACTTCTGCAGAAACAAAAGAG